Proteins from a single region of Haemorhous mexicanus isolate bHaeMex1 chromosome 4, bHaeMex1.pri, whole genome shotgun sequence:
- the ABCE1 gene encoding ATP-binding cassette sub-family E member 1, with protein MADKLTRIAIVNHDKCKPKKCRQECKKSCPVVRMGKLCIEVTSQSKIAWISETLCIGCGICIKKCPFGALSIVNLPSNLEKETTHRYCANAFKLHRLPIPRPGEVLGLVGTNGIGKSTALKILAGKQKPNLGKYDDPPDWQEILTYFRGSELQNYFTKILEDDLKAIIKPQYVDQIPKAAKGTVGSILDRKDETKTQTVVCQQLDLTHLKERNVEDLSGGELQRFACAVVCIQKADIFMFDEPSSYLDVKQRLKAAITIRSLINPDRYIIVVEHDLSVLDYLSDFICCLYGVPSAYGVVTMPFSVREGINIFLDGYVPTENLRFRDASLVFKVAETANEEEVKKMCMYKYPGMKKKMGEFELSIVAGEFTDSEIMVMLGENGTGKTTFIRMLAGRLTPDEGGEVPVLNVSYKPQKISPKSTGSVRQLLHEKIRDAYTHPQFVTDVMKPLQIENIIDQEVQTLSGGELQRVALALCLGKPADVYLIDEPSAYLDSEQRLMAARVIKRFILHAKKTAFVVEHDFIMATYLADRVIVFDGIPSKNTLANSPQTLLAGMNKFLSQLEITFRRDPNNYRPRINKLNSIKDVEQKKSGNYFFLDD; from the exons ATGGCCGACAAATTAACAAGAATTGCTATAGTCAACCATGACAAATGTAAGCCAAAGAAATGTCGTCAGGAATGCAAGAAGAGTTGTCCTGTGGTTCGAATGG GAAAACTTTGCATAGAAGTCACATCACAGAGCAAAATAGCATGGATTTCAGAAACACTTTGTATTGGTTGTGGTATTTGCATCAAG AAATGTCCTTTTGGAGCCTTGTCAATTGTTAACTTACCTAGCAACCTGGAGAAAGAAACAACACATAGATACTGTGCCAATGCCTTCAAACTTcacag GTTGCCTATCCCTCGTCCAGGTGAAGTACTGGGATTGGTTGGAACCAATGGTATTGGAAAATCAACTGCCTTGAAAATTttagcaggaaaacaaaagccaaatcTTGGAAAATATGAT GATCCACCTGACTGGCAAGAAATTTTGACTTACTTCCGAGGATCTgaattacagaattattttaCCAAGATCCTGGAAGATGACCTTAAAGCTATCATTAAACCTCAGTACGTGGACCAGATCCCTAAAGCTGCAAAG GGAACAGTGGGATCAATTCTGGATAGGAAGGATGAAACTAAGACACAAACTGTTGTGTGTCAGCAGCTTG ACTTAACAcacctgaaagaaagaaatgttgaGGACCTTTCAGGAGGAGAACTTCAGAGATTTGCTTGTGCAGTTGTTTGcattcagaaggctgatat CTTCATGTTTGATGAACCTTCCAGCTACTTGGATGTCAAGCAGCGCTTGAAGGCTGCCATTACGATTCGGTCCCTCATAAACCCTGACAG gTACATTATTGTTGTAGAGCATGATCTAAGTGTGTTAGATTATCTCTCTGACTTTATCTGCTGCCTGTATGGTGTGCCAAGTGCTTATGGTGTTGTTACCATGCCTTTCAGCGTAAGAGAAG GCATAAATATTTTCCTAGATGGCTATGTTCCAACAGAAAATCTCAGGTTTCGAGATGCATCTCTGGTATTTAAAGTAGCCGAGACAGCTAATGAAGAAGAGGTCAAAAAGATGTGTATGTACAAATATCCAGGAATGAAAAAGAAGATGGGAGAATTCGAACTATCCATAGTAGCTGGAGAATTCACCGATTCTGAAATTATGGTGATGTTAGGGGAAAATG gaacTGGCAAAACAACATTTATCCGAATGCTTGCAGGAAGACTTACGCCTGATGAAGGAG GTGAGGTCCCAGTCCTAAATGTCAGCTACAAACCACAGAAAATCAGCCCTAAATCTACG GGAAGTGTCCGTCAGCTGCTGCACGAGAAGATCAGAGATGCCTATACACACCCCCAGTTTGTAACTGACGTGATGAAACCTCTTCAGATAGAAAACATCATTGACCAGGAG GTTCAGACGCTGTCTGGTGGTGAGTTGCAGCGTGTGGCATTAGCTCTTTGTCTGGGTAAACCTGCAGATGTGTATCTGATTGATGAGCCCTCAGCTTATCTGGACTCTGAACAGCGTCTGATGGCTGCCAGAGTCATTAAACG TTTCATTCTCCATGCtaaaaaaacagcttttgtgGTAGAACATGATTTTATCATGGCTACGTATCTTGCTGATCGTGTGATTGTTTTTGATGGCATTCCTTCCAAGAACACACTGGCAAACAG TCCACAGACTCTCTTGGCTGGAATGAATAAGTTTTTATCTCAGCTTGAAATCACTTTTAGAAGAGACCCCAACAATTACAGACCAAGAATAAATAAACTCAATTCCATCAAG GATGTGGAACAGAAGAAGAGTGGAAACTACTTCTTCCTGGATGACTAA